One Desulfatitalea tepidiphila genomic region harbors:
- the rmuC gene encoding DNA recombination protein RmuC produces the protein MDGNWTLTAFFNDHFSILLAAALGLLGGGLMAGWLVRSRLKNRFERLLADATTEQRLLQERQLTLQEMTDQLRIQVIECEAESRRRQQEKETLQTANAALEAHLQQIPALEKTLDEVRNQSDRFQAELRRESAALAKAQEKGDRLVRVEEDLARKETQMAALQQQLSNSKAHISELTAILDEERKQAAEKIALIHQARDQLKNEFENLAQQIFEEKSHKFVDQNRTAVDQLIGPLRDQIGEFKRRVEDVYDKETRDRTALQAEIHHLKELNQRISKEAVNLTRALKGDSKARGNWGEVVLERVLEASGLQKGREYEVQAGLHDQTGRRYQPDAIVRLPEGKDVIVDAKVSLKAYEAYFNAEAPQEREQFLGAHIDALRHHIRSLAGKRYDSLEGVRSPDFTLMFVPVEAAFLAAVERQGELFIEAFEQNIVLVSPSTLLVTLRTIQNIWRHEYQNRHALEIATKAGGLYDKFVGFVAALEEVGLQLERARGAYQSAYDRLVSGRGNLIRRAEQLKILGAKAAKALPAGMAAPDDTDMADLEDDQQG, from the coding sequence ATGGATGGGAATTGGACATTGACCGCATTTTTCAACGATCATTTTTCTATTTTGTTGGCGGCCGCATTGGGTCTTCTGGGCGGTGGTCTGATGGCTGGATGGCTGGTGCGCAGCCGATTGAAAAACCGCTTCGAGCGGCTGCTGGCCGACGCGACTACCGAACAGCGCCTTCTGCAGGAAAGGCAACTGACGCTCCAGGAGATGACCGATCAGTTACGCATCCAGGTCATTGAATGCGAGGCCGAATCCCGGCGTCGGCAGCAGGAAAAAGAGACGCTGCAGACCGCCAATGCGGCTCTCGAGGCGCATCTGCAGCAGATCCCGGCGTTGGAGAAAACGCTGGACGAAGTGCGGAACCAGTCGGATCGATTCCAGGCGGAGTTGCGCCGGGAGTCGGCGGCACTGGCCAAAGCACAGGAGAAGGGCGACCGGCTGGTCCGGGTCGAGGAAGATCTGGCCCGAAAAGAGACCCAAATGGCGGCGCTTCAGCAGCAACTCTCCAATTCCAAGGCGCACATTTCCGAGCTCACTGCCATTCTCGATGAGGAACGCAAACAGGCGGCCGAAAAGATCGCCCTGATCCACCAGGCCCGCGACCAGCTCAAAAACGAATTCGAAAACCTGGCCCAGCAGATATTCGAAGAGAAAAGCCATAAATTTGTCGATCAGAACCGCACCGCCGTGGATCAGCTCATCGGTCCCCTGCGCGATCAGATCGGCGAATTCAAACGGCGGGTCGAAGATGTCTACGACAAAGAGACCCGCGACCGCACGGCCCTCCAGGCGGAAATTCATCACCTCAAGGAGTTGAATCAGAGGATCAGCAAGGAGGCCGTCAACCTGACCCGGGCGCTCAAGGGGGACAGCAAGGCGCGCGGCAACTGGGGCGAGGTGGTCCTGGAACGGGTGCTGGAGGCATCGGGACTGCAAAAGGGTCGCGAGTACGAGGTGCAGGCGGGACTTCACGACCAGACCGGTCGCCGGTATCAGCCCGACGCCATCGTCAGGCTGCCCGAGGGCAAGGATGTGATCGTGGACGCCAAGGTATCCCTCAAGGCGTATGAGGCCTATTTCAATGCCGAGGCGCCGCAGGAGCGGGAGCAGTTCCTTGGCGCTCACATCGATGCGCTGCGCCATCACATCCGTTCCCTGGCCGGCAAACGTTACGATTCACTGGAAGGGGTGCGCAGCCCCGATTTCACGCTCATGTTCGTCCCCGTCGAGGCGGCGTTCCTGGCCGCTGTGGAACGCCAGGGGGAGCTTTTTATCGAGGCATTCGAGCAGAATATCGTCCTGGTGAGCCCGTCGACCTTGCTGGTCACCTTACGAACCATTCAGAACATCTGGCGCCATGAATATCAAAATCGTCATGCGCTGGAGATTGCCACCAAGGCCGGTGGCCTCTATGACAAATTCGTGGGGTTCGTGGCGGCGTTGGAGGAGGTCGGGCTTCAACTGGAACGTGCCCGCGGTGCCTACCAGTCCGCATATGACCGTCTGGTGAGCGGTCGGGGCAATCTCATCCGCCGGGCCGAGCAGCTCAAAATTTTAGGTGCCAAAGCCGCCAAGGCGTTGCCGGCCGGGATGGCGGCACCAGACGACACTGACATGGCTGATCTCGAAGACGACCAGCAGGGGTGA
- the tsaA gene encoding tRNA (N6-threonylcarbamoyladenosine(37)-N6)-methyltransferase TrmO → MTAYHFEPIGRIHSCFTEKFGIPRQPNLVPEACATLDILPAFQMVEAFRELDEFSHVWIVFVFHRCYGRPWKATVRPPRLGGNRRVGVFASRSGFRPNAIGQSVVTLRRIEREKGRLRLHLGGVDLLDGTPVLDLKPYLPYADCIPDARAGYASDAPAHDRPITFSPDAERRIAILDAARYPNLKALITGLLSQDPRPAYKGTGDQAAFGMRLWDLNIKFEMQANGMVVTDIETICGK, encoded by the coding sequence ATGACCGCCTATCACTTCGAACCCATCGGCCGGATTCACTCCTGCTTCACCGAAAAATTCGGCATTCCCCGGCAACCCAATCTGGTTCCCGAAGCGTGTGCGACGCTCGACATTTTACCGGCGTTTCAGATGGTGGAAGCCTTTCGGGAGTTGGATGAATTTTCCCACGTCTGGATCGTGTTCGTTTTTCATCGCTGTTATGGGCGGCCATGGAAGGCCACCGTCCGGCCGCCGCGTCTGGGCGGTAACCGGCGGGTGGGCGTCTTTGCCAGCCGTTCAGGATTCCGTCCCAATGCCATCGGCCAATCGGTGGTGACCTTGCGACGGATCGAACGAGAAAAAGGACGGCTCCGGCTGCATCTCGGCGGTGTCGACCTGCTCGACGGCACCCCGGTGCTGGACCTCAAGCCCTATTTACCTTATGCCGATTGCATTCCCGATGCACGTGCCGGGTATGCATCAGACGCACCCGCGCACGACCGACCCATCACATTTTCACCAGATGCCGAACGACGGATCGCGATCCTCGATGCGGCAAGGTATCCCAACCTGAAGGCGCTCATCACCGGCCTGCTTTCCCAGGATCCGCGACCGGCCTACAAGGGCACCGGGGATCAAGCCGCTTTCGGCATGCGTCTTTGGGACCTGAATATCAAATTCGAAATGCAGGCAAATGGCATGGTCGTGACCGACATTGAAACGATTTGCGGAAAATGA
- a CDS encoding thioredoxin family protein, producing the protein MTPHDEQRIVERMKALKSPVQIALTGGSDQAGRRLADFFDRLRSIAPIVEKRPAPEEPFRSPALILGRHANIAYQAVPEGPEIDPFLKALGVAGETELGISTELRTQAGSIELPADLVLFISMQCPHCPVVAAQLIEMADASPRLRLTVIDALLFTEPAGAHDIRSVPTLILDERIRWTGQIQAAEVLRQCIQRDPSQLSASSLRQIIESGEAARLAGMMATHGSCFPAMLDLLTSERWSVRLGAMVTVEYLVDEAPDLAADLVAPLWRRFDRLSEPIQGDVVQVIGQIGDDEAVACLQKIVSADYAESVREAAAEEIANRSTN; encoded by the coding sequence ATGACACCCCATGACGAACAGCGCATCGTCGAGCGGATGAAAGCACTGAAATCGCCCGTCCAAATTGCGCTGACCGGTGGATCGGACCAAGCCGGCCGGCGATTGGCCGACTTTTTCGACCGGCTGCGGTCCATTGCACCGATCGTCGAAAAGCGCCCCGCCCCCGAAGAGCCTTTCCGCTCTCCTGCCCTGATCCTGGGGCGTCATGCCAACATCGCCTATCAGGCCGTGCCCGAAGGCCCTGAAATCGACCCCTTCCTCAAGGCCTTGGGGGTTGCCGGCGAAACGGAATTGGGGATTTCGACCGAACTCAGAACACAAGCCGGCAGCATCGAATTGCCGGCCGACCTCGTCTTGTTCATCTCCATGCAATGTCCCCATTGCCCGGTGGTGGCCGCTCAATTGATCGAGATGGCCGATGCCTCCCCCCGCCTCCGGCTCACGGTCATCGATGCCCTGCTGTTCACCGAACCGGCGGGAGCCCATGACATTCGGTCGGTGCCGACCCTGATCCTGGACGAACGCATTCGCTGGACCGGCCAGATCCAGGCGGCCGAGGTCCTTCGTCAATGTATCCAGCGCGATCCGTCCCAGCTTTCAGCCTCGTCGCTGCGCCAGATCATCGAATCGGGTGAAGCGGCAAGGCTGGCCGGCATGATGGCGACGCATGGCAGCTGTTTCCCGGCCATGCTCGATCTGCTCACCAGCGAACGCTGGTCCGTCCGCCTGGGCGCCATGGTCACTGTCGAGTATCTGGTCGACGAGGCGCCCGACCTGGCCGCCGACCTGGTCGCGCCGTTATGGCGTCGATTCGACCGGCTGAGCGAGCCGATCCAGGGGGATGTGGTCCAGGTCATCGGGCAAATCGGAGATGACGAAGCCGTTGCCTGCCTGCAGAAGATCGTGTCTGCCGATTACGCCGAGAGTGTCAGGGAAGCCGCCGCCGAGGAGATCGCAAACCGTTCAACCAACTGA
- a CDS encoding TRAP transporter substrate-binding protein, with amino-acid sequence MERRDFLKKSGLVAAGAVTAAAGLAACGQKKEETPKTEETKAPAVIAEKKYEWRMVTTWPPNLPVLQTGAERFAKRVAEATNGRITIKVFAAGELVPALNTFDAVSAGTVECGSGASYYWAGKVPSAQWFSSVPFGLNPQGINAWFYGGGGLELWEEVYAPFNVVPRPQGNTGVQMGGWFRKEMNTLADYKGLKMRIPGLGGKVIAKAGGTVVLLPAGEIFTSLERGVIDATEWVGPLHDLRMGFYKAAQYYYYPGWHEPGTTLEVIFNKKVYDDLPGELRMILDAVAAETNLWSLCQFEAGNGAALQELITQHKVNLVQFPAPLMDDLRKLAMETLEEEADKDAPSRKVHEAFKKFKEQVGIWGTVADDAYFNVIADKYKLKS; translated from the coding sequence ATGGAGAGACGGGATTTTCTGAAGAAATCGGGTTTGGTGGCGGCCGGCGCAGTGACGGCGGCGGCAGGGCTCGCAGCGTGCGGGCAGAAAAAGGAGGAGACCCCGAAAACCGAAGAGACCAAAGCCCCGGCGGTCATTGCCGAGAAGAAGTACGAGTGGCGCATGGTCACCACCTGGCCGCCCAACCTTCCGGTTCTTCAGACCGGTGCCGAACGCTTCGCCAAGCGGGTGGCCGAGGCCACCAACGGTCGCATCACGATCAAGGTGTTTGCGGCCGGAGAACTGGTTCCGGCGCTCAACACATTTGACGCCGTATCGGCGGGTACGGTCGAATGCGGCAGCGGCGCATCCTACTACTGGGCCGGCAAGGTGCCCTCGGCCCAATGGTTCTCCTCGGTGCCATTTGGTTTAAATCCCCAGGGGATCAATGCATGGTTCTACGGTGGGGGCGGGCTCGAGTTGTGGGAAGAGGTGTATGCCCCCTTCAACGTGGTGCCGCGGCCCCAGGGTAACACCGGGGTTCAGATGGGCGGTTGGTTTCGTAAGGAGATGAATACGCTGGCGGATTACAAAGGGCTGAAGATGCGTATTCCCGGATTGGGCGGCAAGGTGATCGCCAAAGCGGGCGGAACGGTGGTGCTGTTACCGGCGGGTGAAATATTCACCTCATTGGAACGCGGCGTCATCGACGCCACCGAATGGGTCGGGCCGCTGCATGACCTGCGTATGGGGTTCTACAAGGCCGCTCAATATTACTACTATCCGGGCTGGCACGAACCGGGCACGACCCTCGAGGTCATCTTCAACAAGAAGGTCTACGACGATCTGCCCGGCGAGCTGCGCATGATTCTCGATGCCGTCGCCGCCGAGACCAACCTGTGGAGCCTCTGCCAGTTCGAGGCGGGCAACGGCGCGGCCTTGCAGGAGTTGATCACCCAACATAAGGTCAATCTGGTCCAATTCCCGGCGCCCTTGATGGACGACTTGCGCAAGCTGGCCATGGAGACCCTGGAGGAGGAAGCCGACAAGGATGCCCCCTCGCGCAAGGTGCACGAGGCCTTCAAGAAGTTCAAGGAGCAGGTCGGCATATGGGGTACGGTGGCCGACGACGCTTACTTTAACGTGATCGCCGACAAGTACAAACTCAAATCATAG
- a CDS encoding PQQ-dependent sugar dehydrogenase has translation MKKSVLSSIVILALFISWTAVPPMVSAGLKERTLMTAVQLPAGFDIHLYTDQVPNARSMALSPSGTLFVGTRIEGKVYAVVDSNGDLQADRVFTIADGLTMPNGVALWNGDLYVSEVHRILRFRQIEAHLEKPLTPEIVFDDYPTDDHHGWKFIRFGPDGKLYVPVGAPCNVCLRDEPIYASITRINRDGSGLEIYARGVRNTVGFDWHPVSGDLWFTDNGRDWMGDDQPPDELNRATMPGLHFGFPHCHGGTLADPQFGSSQSCEQFTPPAAALGPHVAALGMRFYVGRMFPDSYRGQIFIAEHGSWNRREKIGYRVMVARLRGDRVVSYEPFATGWLVGGAAWGRPVDVEIMRDGSLLVSDDKNGVIYRISYRQTQNQTQK, from the coding sequence GTGAAAAAAAGCGTGTTGTCGTCCATCGTGATCCTGGCCCTGTTCATCTCATGGACTGCCGTGCCCCCAATGGTGTCGGCCGGCTTGAAAGAGCGTACCCTGATGACGGCCGTCCAGCTGCCGGCCGGCTTCGACATCCATCTTTACACCGACCAGGTGCCCAATGCCCGGTCCATGGCCCTGAGTCCGTCCGGCACCCTGTTTGTCGGCACGCGGATCGAAGGCAAGGTCTACGCGGTGGTCGACAGCAATGGCGATCTGCAGGCAGACCGGGTCTTCACCATCGCAGACGGCCTCACCATGCCCAACGGCGTGGCGTTGTGGAACGGCGATTTGTATGTGTCCGAGGTCCATCGCATCTTGAGGTTCCGGCAGATCGAGGCGCATCTGGAAAAGCCGCTGACGCCGGAGATCGTATTCGATGACTATCCAACGGACGATCATCATGGCTGGAAGTTCATCCGCTTTGGACCGGATGGAAAACTCTATGTGCCGGTGGGCGCCCCCTGCAATGTATGCCTGCGCGACGAACCCATTTATGCCAGTATCACCCGTATCAACCGCGATGGCAGCGGCTTGGAAATCTATGCCCGGGGCGTACGCAACACCGTCGGATTTGATTGGCATCCGGTCAGCGGAGATTTGTGGTTCACCGATAATGGCCGCGACTGGATGGGTGACGACCAGCCCCCGGACGAACTGAACCGGGCGACCATGCCGGGCCTTCATTTTGGATTTCCCCACTGCCATGGCGGCACCCTGGCCGACCCGCAATTCGGCAGCAGTCAATCCTGCGAGCAGTTCACGCCACCGGCGGCCGCATTGGGACCGCACGTGGCGGCTTTGGGGATGCGTTTTTACGTTGGTCGGATGTTTCCGGATAGCTACCGCGGTCAGATTTTCATCGCTGAGCATGGTTCGTGGAATCGCAGAGAAAAAATCGGCTACCGGGTGATGGTGGCTCGCTTGCGCGGCGATCGTGTGGTCTCCTACGAACCGTTTGCCACCGGGTGGTTGGTTGGCGGAGCGGCATGGGGCCGGCCGGTGGACGTTGAGATCATGCGCGATGGAAGCCTGTTGGTATCCGATGATAAAAACGGGGTGATCTATCGCATCTCGTACCGTCAGACCCAAAATCAGACCCAAAAATAG